In a genomic window of Wyeomyia smithii strain HCP4-BCI-WySm-NY-G18 chromosome 1, ASM2978416v1, whole genome shotgun sequence:
- the LOC129729862 gene encoding zinc finger protein 830 produces MSAAFKIAKKKYTQQDLRRIMSETKAAKQQTETPGKRIDSPLARYNETGQLTCALCRSVVRSETVWKVHINSKQHKENIEQAKKLKEQAVTAKVSTQQPQKQTAPESLPAAAFKRPVSPAKNTPSSGSKKLKGILKNSDQPQKLADGDSLPADFFDSRTTINKNLVNIRLPVANAHKADAEEQEAAPSEPPTDEEKLPEGFFDDPKADAKARNIEYKDPNDEEWERFQKEIKEATTESLAIISEEQEESTVERQIGEIDEQIRNWSRVLSLEKKKEQVRSKTVSALEAGQKMVQVKKEKQADSDDEGDDADFDEFPDWRAKKSFK; encoded by the exons ATGTCAGCAGCATTTAAAATAGCTAAGAAAAAATACACGCAGCAGGATTTGCGGCGTATTATGAGTGAAACAAAAGCAGCCAAACAGCAGACTGAGACACCCGGCAAACGGATTGATTCCCCGTTAGCGAG ATATAACGAAACAGGCCAGCTTACGTGTGCCTTGTGCCGGTCGGTGGTGCGCTCCGAGACTGTCTGGAAGGTGCACATTAATTCGAAGCAGCACAAGGAAAACATCGAACAGGCCAAAAAACTCAAGGAACAGGCTGTAACCGCTAAGGTATCTACTCAACAGCCACAAAAACAAACCGCACCCGAATCATTACCCGCTGCTGCCTTCAAAAGACCAGTTTCACCAGCCAAAAATACTCCCTCCAGCGGTAGTAAGAAATTGAAAGGAATCCTTAAAAACTCGGATCAGCCACAAAAACTTGCGGATGGTGATAGCCTTCCGGCGGATTTCTTCGACTCTAGAACTacaataaataagaatttagTTAACATTCGTTTACCGGTAGCGAATGCACATAAAGCAGATGCAGAGGAGCAGGAAGCAGCTCCAAGCGAACCGCCTACGGATGAGGAGAAGCTGCCGGAGGGTTTCTTCGATGACCCCAAGGCGGACGCCAAGGCTCGGAATATCGAGTACAAGGACCCCAACGATGAGGAATGGGAACGATTCCAGAAAGAAATAAAAGAAGCCACTACGGAATCGCTAGCTATTATCAGCGAGGAGCAAGAGGAATCGACGGTGGAGCGGCAGATCGGAGAAATCGACGAACAAATTCGGAACTGGTCACGGGTGTTGAGTTTggagaaaaagaaggaacaagtACGAAGCAAAACGGTTTCGGCGCTGGAAGCGGGCCAGAAAATGGTACAGGTCAAGAAGGAGAAGCAAGCGGACAGTGACGACGAAGGGGATGATGCAGATTTCGACGAATTTCCCGACTGGAGGGCgaaaaaatcgttcaaatag
- the LOC129727028 gene encoding huntingtin-interacting protein K, translated as MTEPEEVNGVDDAGDKKQKKASKHDSGAADLERVTDYAEEKEIISKEITDAANMFEEKRNKENEEKLAKERELQKVHVKKEDIELIIREMEISRSKAEETLRMHRGDVVSALEALTN; from the exons ATGACTGAACCGGAGGAAGTGAACGGTGTCGACGATGCCGGCGACAAGAAGCAGAAAAAGGCCTCCAAACACGACAGCGGAGCGGCAGATCTGGAACGTGTGACTGACTATGCAGAGGAGAAGGAAATCATATCCAAGGAGATTACCGAT GCAGCTAATATGTTcgaagagaaacgaaacaaggAAAACGAGGAAAAGCTAGCCAAAGAACGGGAATTGCAAAAGGTTCACGTTAAAAAAGAAGATATTGAACTGATA ATTAGAGAAATGGAAATCAGCCGGTCGAAAGCGGAGGAAACTTTACGGATGCACAGGGGAGATGTCGTATCCGCCCTAGAAGCGCTTACCAACTAG
- the LOC129727019 gene encoding uncharacterized protein LOC129727019 isoform X2 codes for MLARIVILLQLCCLVVVTVVSGENLSKVLSNKYSDDDQYNVIPCGETICDPFSEVCEGNTTCQCMPNFKFDPEYWRCCPVEGMICSGCCYGDAICFAGRCNPCYYRDQHNNCIVQDSMFFLTAAQVAFATAIVIGVTALATLLYKTARARARRRNANQRTLESEQSQPRVSRLSLSSIQIRVLRRLRDRPPKYETRHNYEFRQRDRTSPENQQRRHDTSPVSTPTGDPPPAYDGDVSSVRDFPPPYSVEPSQAETRIAIIGEQSVPSHDAPECTLDSHSNACNYVPFEGDSLATSLERAELRGIEELKIKLDDEHKTLHI; via the exons ATGCTGGCTAGAATTGTAATACTCCTGCAGCTTTGCTGCTTAGTAGTTGTTACTGTCGTGAGTGGTGAAAATCTTTCAAAAG TTCTCAGCAATAAATACTCCGATGATGATCAGTATAATGTAATACCATGCGGCGAAACCATTTGCGATCCATTTTCGGAGGTATGCGAAGGAAACACGACATGCCAATGTATGCCCAATTTCAAATTTGATCCCGAATATTGGCGATGCTGTCCAGTTGAAGGGATGATATGTTCTGGATGCTGTTATGGAGACGCGATTTGCTTTGCGGGCCGATGTAACCCTTGCTATTATAGAGATCAGCACAATAATTGCAT AGTGCAGGACTCGATGTTTTTCCTAACCGCAGCTCAAGTGGCATTTGCTACAGCAATTGTGATAGGAGTTACCGCATTGGCTACTCTACTATACAAGACTGCTCGGGCCAGAGCGAG AAGAAGAAACGCTAATCAGCGAACGCTTGAAAGTGAACAGAGCCAACCCAGAGTGAGCCGGCTTTCACTTTCCTCCATCCAGATACGAGTTCTCCGGCGGTTAAGGGATAGACCTCCGAAGTACGAAACACGACATAACTATGAGTTCCGTCAGCGAGACCGCACTAGTCCGGAAAATCAACAACGACGACATGACACTAGTCCGGTAAGTACACCAACGGGGGACCCACCACCGGCGTACGATGGAGACGTGAGCTCAGTTCGAGATTTTCCTCCGCCTTATTCGGTCGAACCGTCTCAGGCGGAAACTAGAATCGCCATAATAGGTGAACAATCAGTGCCAAGCCATGATGCACCCGAATGTACCTTAGATAGTCATTCAAATGCGTGCAATTATGTGCCTTTCGAAGGGGACTCACTTGCTACTAGCTTGGAGCGAGCTGAACTGAGAGGTATCGAAGAGTTAAAAATAAAGTTAGATGATGAGCATAAAACACTACACATTTAA
- the LOC129727019 gene encoding uncharacterized protein LOC129727019 isoform X1 has translation MLARIVILLQLCCLVVVTVVSGENLSKVITVLSNKYSDDDQYNVIPCGETICDPFSEVCEGNTTCQCMPNFKFDPEYWRCCPVEGMICSGCCYGDAICFAGRCNPCYYRDQHNNCIVQDSMFFLTAAQVAFATAIVIGVTALATLLYKTARARARRRNANQRTLESEQSQPRVSRLSLSSIQIRVLRRLRDRPPKYETRHNYEFRQRDRTSPENQQRRHDTSPVSTPTGDPPPAYDGDVSSVRDFPPPYSVEPSQAETRIAIIGEQSVPSHDAPECTLDSHSNACNYVPFEGDSLATSLERAELRGIEELKIKLDDEHKTLHI, from the exons ATGCTGGCTAGAATTGTAATACTCCTGCAGCTTTGCTGCTTAGTAGTTGTTACTGTCGTGAGTGGTGAAAATCTTTCAAAAG TTATTACAGTTCTCAGCAATAAATACTCCGATGATGATCAGTATAATGTAATACCATGCGGCGAAACCATTTGCGATCCATTTTCGGAGGTATGCGAAGGAAACACGACATGCCAATGTATGCCCAATTTCAAATTTGATCCCGAATATTGGCGATGCTGTCCAGTTGAAGGGATGATATGTTCTGGATGCTGTTATGGAGACGCGATTTGCTTTGCGGGCCGATGTAACCCTTGCTATTATAGAGATCAGCACAATAATTGCAT AGTGCAGGACTCGATGTTTTTCCTAACCGCAGCTCAAGTGGCATTTGCTACAGCAATTGTGATAGGAGTTACCGCATTGGCTACTCTACTATACAAGACTGCTCGGGCCAGAGCGAG AAGAAGAAACGCTAATCAGCGAACGCTTGAAAGTGAACAGAGCCAACCCAGAGTGAGCCGGCTTTCACTTTCCTCCATCCAGATACGAGTTCTCCGGCGGTTAAGGGATAGACCTCCGAAGTACGAAACACGACATAACTATGAGTTCCGTCAGCGAGACCGCACTAGTCCGGAAAATCAACAACGACGACATGACACTAGTCCGGTAAGTACACCAACGGGGGACCCACCACCGGCGTACGATGGAGACGTGAGCTCAGTTCGAGATTTTCCTCCGCCTTATTCGGTCGAACCGTCTCAGGCGGAAACTAGAATCGCCATAATAGGTGAACAATCAGTGCCAAGCCATGATGCACCCGAATGTACCTTAGATAGTCATTCAAATGCGTGCAATTATGTGCCTTTCGAAGGGGACTCACTTGCTACTAGCTTGGAGCGAGCTGAACTGAGAGGTATCGAAGAGTTAAAAATAAAGTTAGATGATGAGCATAAAACACTACACATTTAA
- the LOC129718518 gene encoding uncharacterized protein LOC129718518: MTSRNSKIVGGHDEEAYSECLYCNKCESDDVDWVQCKTCERWAHFSCAGVDESVVEVEWECSRCDRPVDQQLTVPKTSKTRSKTRAGSKSEGGSVRGNGSVSELTDQQFEEEQLARERAFAKQMEIRESRLRREMEWNAKQLEMERNMRKRELEVQRMMQEEKLKQEQDLLNAQLADEQAFLKQRNEIRSKLNSSIQKVKSYMNEEGAVGGTSEQTPNKVTSWLHSQRKSVTNRTANRGAVEKVENPLVRPSLSVAEDEVSQYDDSDSDGDGRQDSDKSESIGKNSLAAGESHRSQSGFESQAFRLTREQIATRKVISGHLPKFNGDPETWPLFISSFENTTRACGYSNIENLDRLLNSLGGEALNAVRSMLVLPDSVPEVIRDLRRLFGQPEKLLRTLLNKVKNAPPPTTEDLKTFVRFGITVKQLCDHLEAAHLSDHLRNPLLVQQLVEKLQPEYQMKWVEYKRGRKGTPLRLFTDFITGIGDVASEAVAYSLTTNDTARHSRVKPARKNEFLHVHDSASKCDDRTFTGKANKPCWICNRTDHLIRFCEDFRRMNVGERLKAVEKQKLCGVCLNKHGDNACGSKARCTVKNCKGNHHTLLHRVEESVQLQRVECNTHGGLDRSVIFRMAPISLYAGNKRYDTLAFLDEGSSTTLVNEAVADRLKAEGETEPLIVTWTGNINRFENNSRKVELTLSVKGSKEKIPLENVRTVSELLLPKQHMRFADVAKQYPHLAGLPVRDHPTGQAAILIGLDNLHLFAPLESRVGKQNEPIAVRSRIGWTVYGPEKRKPSASTFLNLHTVSPVSNQDLHDLMRNQYILDEAVVSSFPIPEPKEEQRAKAILRATTKRLGERFETGLLWREDERRFPDNYAMALRRMKALERKLERDPALKENVCQQIVDYQEKGYAHRITKVELTQTPSSAVWYLPLNAVVNPRKPGKVRLVWDAAASVRGISLNTELLKGPDMLIPLPRVICRFRERPVAFGGDIQEMYHQIRIRSEDKQAQRFLFRSNSAETPQVYVMDVATFGSTCSPCSAQYVKNLNAEQFSGQFPEAAIAVSEKHYVDDYYDSVDTVEEAMQRAKEVKYIHSQGGFHIRNWVSSSHEFLEAMGERNTNDAVHFNRDKSAEYERVLGIVWEPVEDSFCFASVSTAAFRSVLDGDERPTKRSVLSFVMAQFDPTGLISPITVRGKMLIQDLWRTGCDWDTKIDAESFDKWRRWIGMMRNIKSFKISRSYFGDAKSTEIQELELHIMADASEKAYGCVAYFRAVVRGEVRCALVMSRSKVAPLKQVSIPRLELLAAVLAARLSRTVIENHSLVVGRVVFWVDASVVLSWIRSDQRRYKQFVGFRIGEILSLTKLTEWRWVPTRMNVADQLTKWGKDPEMHPGSAWVRGPSFLYENEEKWPKKELPPSNTTEELRIHLLLHNVKVQTILIDAGRISKWTVLVRTMACVFRFISNCRRKCKGLPIKTLKPTKLQAKMLKQNAVVCTIVPLQQEEYDMAEKCLLRMAQAESFIDELKLLKRNENRPVSQWLEIDKSSPLRKLTPLIDEAGLIRMEGRCAQAEDLPFDLRFPVILPDDSRITNLIVQHVHEKCGHGYRQTVKNKLRQLFHIIHMDAVVKKVSSACMWCKVNRNRPRVPREAPLPVQRLTPSLRPFSFVGVDYMGPFEVTVGRRREKRWIALFTCLVTRAVHLEVVHGLTTQSCLMAINRFIGRRDWPIEFLSDNGTNFQGASKELAALIKDIEFDCADEYTNAKTKWTFNPPASPHMGGVWERLVRSVKEALKSLHDGRRLTDEILQTVIVEAEDMINSRPLAYTSQESEEAEALTPNHFLRGPPSKRQDVGIPPANPSEALRDAYKRSQQLAGEMWQRWIREYVPTLNQRTKWFGETKPLKAGDLVYIVEGNNRKCWVRGIVEEPIISRDGRIRQAWVRTRTKRYKRAVANLAVLELEVGNTEPKVTSGPGLRAGEYVGNTANLLPSDA, encoded by the coding sequence ATGACTTCACGCAATTCCAAGATTGTTGGGGGCCACGACGAGGAGGCCTATTCGGAATGTTTATATTGTAATAAATGCGAGTCGGACGATGTTGACTGGGTTCAATGCAAAACTTGCGAGCGATGGGCTCATTTTTCCTGTGCGGGCGTGGATGAGAGCGTCGTTGAAGTTGAGTGGGAATGTTCGCGATGTGATCGGCCAGTCGATCAACAACTAACCGTTCCAAAAACGTCTAAGACGCGGTCTAAAACTAGAGCCGGATCGAAAAGCGAAGGGGGGTCTGTTCGCGGCAATGGGTCTGTTTCCGAACTGACTGATCAGCAGTTTGAGGAAGAACAACTCGCGCGTGAAAGAGCCTTTGCGAAGCAAATGGAGATTCGGGAAAGTAGACTACGTAGGGAGATGGAATGGAATGCAAAGCAGTTGGAGATGGAAAGGAACATGCGAAAAAGGGAACTCGAGGTGCAACGTATGATGCAGGAAGAAAAGCTCAAGCAGGAACAAGATCTGTTGAACGCGCAGTTAGCAGACGAACAAGCATTTTTAAAGCAGCGGAATGAAATTCGAAGTAAACTGAACAGCAGTATTCAAAAGGTTAAGTCATATATGAACGAAGAGGGTGCTGTAGGCGGTACGTCGGAACAAACACCTAACAAGGTGACTTCGTGGCTACATAGTCAAAGAAAATCCGTAACAAATAGAACAGCTAATCGCGGGGCcgtggaaaaagttgaaaatccgTTAGTAAGGCCATCTTTATCGGTTGCTGAAGATGAAGTGAGTCAGTACGATGATTCCGACAGTGACGGGGATGGAAGACAGGACTCAGACAAGAGTGAGAGCATTGGAAAAAATTCACTGGCGGCAGGCGAATCTCACCGAAGCCAAAGCGGATTTGAGAGTCAAGCTTTCAGGCTGACTCGGGAGCAGATCGCTACCAGGAAGGTGATATCAGGACACTTACCCAAATTCAATGGAGACCCAGAAACATGGCCGTTGTTTATAAGCAGCTTTGAGAATACAACCAGGGCTTGCGGCTATTCGAACATCGAGAATTTGGATCGTCTGCTAAACAGTTTGGGAGGAGAAGCGCTAAATGCTGTCAGAAGCATGTTAGTGCTCCCGGATTCTGTGCCGGAAGTTATTCGAGACCTTCGTAGGTTATTTGGCCAGCCGGAAAAACTGCTAAGAACGTTGTTGAATAAGGTCAAAAATGCACCTCCACCGACGACGGAGGATTTGAAAACTTTTGTCAGGTTTGGCATAACGGTTAAACAACTCTGTGACCATTTGGAAGCGGCGCATCTTAGTGACCACCTGCGGAATCCTTTGTTAGTGCAGCAACTTGTAGAGAAGCTGCAACCAGAATACCAAATGAAATGGGTAGAGTACAAACGAGGTAGAAAGGGAACACCACTGCGACTGTTCACAGATTTCATCACTGGTATCGGAGACGTGGCGTCTGAAGCAGTGGCCTATTCATTGACGACCAATGACACAGCACGGCATTCGAGAGTAAAACCCGCCAGGAAGAACGAATTTCTGCACGTACATGATTCTGCGTCGAAGTGCGACGATCGAAcgttcacaggaaaagctaacAAACCTTGTTGGATCTGCAATCGAACAGATCATCTGATAAGGTTCTGCGAGGACTTCAGGAGGATGAACGTGGGAGAACGGCTGAAAGCTGTAGAAAAGCAGAAGCTGTGCGGTGTCTGTCTCAATAAGCACGGCGACAATGCATGTGGGTCGAAGGCACGGTGTACCGTGAAGAATTGCAAAGGCAATCATCACACACTTCTGCATCGTGTAGAGGAATCTGTTCAGCTACAGAGAGTGGAGTGTAATACTCACGGAGGCCTAGATCGTTCGGTCATCTTTCGCATGGCACCTATATCGTTGTACGCGGGAAATAAGCGATACGATACACTGGCATTTTTGGACGAGGGTTCATCTACAACCCTGGTAAACGAGGCTGTGGCAGACCGACTGAAGGCGGAAGGAGAAACAGAGCCACTCATTGTGACTTGGACTGGGAACATCAATCGGTTCGAAAATAACTCCCGGAAAGTTGAATTGACGCTGTCGGTAAAAGGCTCAAAGGAAAAGATTCCGCTGGAGAACGTTCGCACTGTGTCGGAACTTTTGCTTCCGAAACAGCATATGCGTTTCGCTGATGTTGCGAAGCAATATCCGCACTTAGCAGGGTTGCCGGTAAGAGATCATCCAACCGGACAAGCAGCGATACTTATCGGTTTGGATAACCTGCATTTGTTTGCGCCGCTGGAGTCACGAGTCGGTAAGCAAAACGAACCGATTGCCGTGCGATCGAGAATTGGATGGACGGTATACGGCCCTGAAAAGCGTAAGCCGAGCGCAAGTACGTTCCTCAATTTGCACACAGTGTCGCCAGTGAGCAATCAAGATTTGCATGATTTGATGCGAAATCAGTACATTTTGGACGAAGCAGTTGTTTCATCGTTTCCCATACCCGAGCCGAAGGAAGAACAACGGGCGAAAGCGATATTACGAGCGACAACAAAACGGTTAGGAGAACGATTCGAAACCGGGCTGCTGTGGCGTGAAGACGAACGCCGATTTCCCGACAATTATGCGATGGCATTACGGAGGATGAAGGCACTCGAACGAAAGCTTGAAAGAGATCCAGCTTTAAAGGAGAATGTTTGTCAGCAGATCGTGGACTATCAGGAGAAGGGTTACGCGCATAGGATAACTAAGGTAGAACTTACGCAGACGCCTAGCTCGGCGGTCTGGTATCTGCCATTGAATGCAGTTGTGAATCCACGTAAACCAGGGAAAGTGCGCCTGGTGTGGGACGCAGCCGCGTCGGTAAGAGGAATATCACTGAACACAGAACTGTTAAAGGGTCCAGATATGCTTATACCCCTTCCCAGGGTTATTTGCCGCTTTCGTGAACGTCCGGTGGCGTTTGGCGGAGATATCCAAGAAATGTACCACCAGATTCGAATCCGATCTGAAGACAAACAGGCGCAACGCTTCTTGTTCAGGTCCAACTCAGCAGAAACACCCCAGGTGTACGTAATGGACGTGGCCACCTTCGGATCCACGTGCTCGCCCTGCTCCGCGCAATATGTTAAAAATTTGAACGCGGAACAGTTTTCAGGACAGTTTCCTGAAGCGGCGATTGCGGTTAGCGAAAAGCACTACGTAGATGATTACTACGACAGCGTGGACACAGTGGAAGAAGCGATGCAGCGAGCCAAAGAAGTGAAATATATTCACTCTCAAGGAGGCTTCCATATCAGGAACTGGGTTTCGAGCTCCCATGAATTTCTCGAAGCGATGGGCGAGCGGAATACGAATGATGCAGTTCATTTCAACCGGGACAAGAGTGCGGAGTATGAGCGCGTGCTGGGTATTGTTTGGGAGCCGGTTGAGGATTCATTTTGTTTCGCTTCCGTGTCTACTGCAGCGTTTCGGTCAGTTTTAGATGGCGACGAACGCCCAACGAAAAGGAGTGTCCTTAGCTTCGTAATGGCACAATTTGATCCAACGGGACTCATCTCTCCAATAACTGTGCGCGGAAAGATGCTGATCCAAGATCTCTGGCGTACCGGTTGTGACTGGGATACGAAAATTGATGCGGAATCGTTCGATAAATGGCGTCGGTGGATCGGTATGATGCGAAACATCAAATCCTTCAAGATATCGCGGAGTTATTTTGGAGACGCTAAATCGACAGAGATACAGGAGTTAGAGCTGCATATTATGGCAGACGCAAGCGAGAAAGCATATGGATGTGTGGCATACTTTCGGGCAGTCGTAAGAGGTGAAGTGCGGTGCGCACTGGTTATGAGCCGTTCTAAAGTGGCCCCGTTGAAACAGGTATCCATTCCCCGTCTTGAGCTCCTGGCGGCAGTTCTTGCTGCACGACTGTCGAGAACTGTTATCGAGAACCACAGCCTAGTCGTCGGCCGAGTGGTATTCTGGGTGGATGCTAGTGTGGTGCTCTCGTGGATTCGCTCCGATCAACGCCGATATAAACAATTCGTCGGATTCAGGATCGGCGAAATTCTCAGCCTAACGAAATTGACTGAATGGCGCTGGGTGCCTACCAGGATGAACGTAGCGGATCAGCTAACGAAGTGGGGCAAAGATCCAGAAATGCATCCTGGAAGTGCGTGGGTTCGTGGGCCCTCCTTTCTATACGAAAATGAGGAGAAGTGGCCGAAGAAAGAATTACCCCCCTCAAACACGACGGAAGAGCTACGCATTCATCTGTTGTTGCACAATGTGAAGGTACAGACGATTCTCATAGACGCGGGGCGCATTTCCAAATGGACCGTGCTCGTGCGAACGATGGCGTGCGTTTTTCGGTTTATCTCGAACTGTAGACGAAAGTGCAAAGGACTGCCGATTAAAACGCTGAAACCGACGAAGCTGCAAGCAAAGATGTTGAAGCAAAATGCGGTAGTTTGTACTATTGTTCCATTGCAGCAAGAAGAGTATGATATGGCCGAAAAATGTCTGCTGCGTATGGCTCAGGCAGAGAGTTTTATTGATGAACTAAAGTTGTTGAAACGGAACGAAAACCGCCCAGTAAGTCAGTGGCTCGAAATCGATAAATCTAGTCCTCTTAGAAAGCTCACTCCGTTAATCGATGAGGCTGGCTTGATTCGTATGGAGGGACGATGTGCGCAGGCCGAGGATCTTCCATTCGATCTTCGATTTCCTGTCATTTTACCGGATGATTCCAGGATCACCAATCTGATCGTCCAGCACGTTCACGAAAAGTGTGGCCATGGATACAGACAAACGGTAAAGAACAAACTGAGACAACTGTTTCATATCATTCATATGGATGCAGTGGTAAAGAAGGTATCATCGGCTTGCATGTGGTGTAAGGTTAATCGCAATCGTCCGCGAGTTCCCCGAGAAGCACCGTTGCCGGTGCAACGTTTAACACCAAGTCTTCGTccatttagttttgttggagTAGACTACATGGGACCGTTCGAAGTGACCGTGGGACGCAGAAGAGAGAAACGGTGGATAGCACTATTCACCTGCCTGGTTACGCGGGCGGTGCACCTTGAGGTTGTGCATGGACTGACAACACAATCGTGCTTGATGGCGATAAATCGTTTCATTGGACGACGAGATTGGCCAATAGAGTTTCTGTCGGATAACGGGACCAATTTCCAAGGGGCAAGCAAAGAGCTGGCGGCACTCATTAAGGACATCGAGTTTGATTGTGCGGACGAGTACACAAACGCTAAAACGAAATGGACGTTCAATCCTCCCGCTTCACCCCACATGGGAGGTGTGTGGGAACGCTTAGTCCGCTCGGTAAAGGAGGCACTGAAATCGTTACATGATGGCAGGCGACTTACGGATGAAATCCTTCAGACGGTGATTGTGGAAGCCGAGGACATGATAAACTCCCGACCTCTCGCATATACGTCTCAGGAGTCTGAGGAAGCAGAAGCTTTGACTCCAAACCATTTCTTGCGTGGCCCCCCCTCGAAGCGACAAGACGTAGGTATTCCGCCGGCAAATCCTAGTGAAGCTCTGCGGGATGCGTACAAACGATCACAACAGTTGGCTGGTGAGATGTGGCAGCGTTGGATTAGAGAATACGTCCCCACTCTGAACCAACGCACCAAATGGTTTGGTGAAACGAAACCGTTGAAGGCGGGTGACCTGGTCTACATCGTCGAGGGAAACAACCGAAAGTGTTGGGTTAGAGGAATAGTAGAGGAGCCTATCATATCCAGAGATGGTCGCATTCGACAAGCATGGGTGCGTACGCGAACTAAGCGCTACAAGCGTGCAGTAGCGAACTTGGCTGTGCTGGAGTTAGAAGTAGGTAACACCGAACCGAAAGTAACTTCCGGACCTGGGTTACGGGCCGGGGAATATGTTGGGAACACTGCCAACCTGCTACCAAGCGATGCGTAA